One genomic region from Mesorhizobium terrae encodes:
- the tssG gene encoding type VI secretion system baseplate subunit TssG, whose product MADDARQSLPDLAERATDKAEALWEGFDFFELLRRLEQRRGLFGHSGQADREPARIGQHVRLSFSARDVVKFQDAKDKAPARVTVANLGLLGPEGPMPLHLTRWVLDRLSQRWFTGADAEQTSDTTFVDFVNILQHRMIALYYRAWADAHPAVQVERSVGGRVRAMLEAMSGIGLPGTQDAELDTVRLRQAGSLASQVDGAERLTLFLATAFKVPVRLKEFVAAWITIPTPLQTRIGKAYAALGSGATIGPRVFSRQSRIELRVGPLNLDDFKSFLPGERRLALFKKAVRDMIGEALDVDLRVVLARDAVPPPRMGAIQLGRTSWLSRPAEKGDADDLRLRTIVGWRPEMAEAAA is encoded by the coding sequence ATGGCCGATGACGCCCGGCAATCGCTACCTGATCTAGCAGAGCGCGCAACGGACAAAGCCGAAGCTCTGTGGGAAGGTTTCGACTTTTTCGAGCTGCTGCGGCGCCTGGAGCAGCGCCGTGGATTGTTCGGTCATTCCGGCCAGGCCGACCGTGAGCCGGCAAGGATCGGCCAGCACGTGCGCCTGAGCTTCTCGGCCAGGGACGTGGTCAAATTCCAGGACGCCAAGGACAAGGCTCCGGCGCGGGTGACGGTCGCTAATCTTGGACTGCTCGGACCGGAAGGGCCGATGCCGTTGCATCTGACGCGCTGGGTGCTCGACCGGCTGTCGCAGCGCTGGTTCACTGGCGCCGATGCCGAGCAGACCAGCGACACGACCTTCGTCGATTTCGTCAACATCCTGCAGCATCGCATGATCGCGCTCTATTACCGTGCCTGGGCCGACGCGCATCCGGCGGTGCAGGTCGAACGTTCCGTCGGCGGGCGCGTTCGCGCCATGCTGGAGGCAATGTCCGGGATCGGCCTTCCCGGAACGCAGGATGCGGAACTCGACACGGTGCGGTTGCGCCAGGCTGGATCGCTCGCAAGCCAGGTCGACGGTGCCGAGCGGCTGACGCTGTTTCTCGCCACGGCCTTCAAGGTGCCGGTGCGGCTCAAGGAATTCGTCGCCGCCTGGATTACCATCCCAACGCCGCTGCAAACCCGTATCGGCAAGGCCTATGCGGCGCTCGGCAGCGGGGCAACGATTGGCCCGCGCGTCTTCAGCCGCCAAAGCAGGATCGAACTGCGCGTCGGTCCGCTCAACCTCGACGACTTCAAGTCGTTCCTGCCCGGCGAACGGCGTCTCGCTTTGTTCAAGAAGGCGGTGCGCGACATGATCGGCGAGGCGCTCGATGTCGATTTGCGCGTCGTGCTGGCGCGCGACGCCGTGCCGCCGCCACGGATGGGAGCCATCCAGCTCGGCCGAACCTCGTGGCTCTCACGTCCCGCAGAAAAGGGCGACGCCGACGATCTCAGGTTGCGCACCATCGTCGGCTGGCGGCCGGAAATGGCGGAGGCAGCCGCATGA
- the tagH gene encoding type VI secretion system-associated FHA domain protein TagH, producing MSLLLTLEQGPRSQVVRQTRLDEGDLVIGRSADAGWQIDDPDMFVSRAHCKISGGRDGYFVTDTSSSGLFIDDSDSPLGPGKSARLQSGMRLRLGDYVLYVEVQPSAGHTSIGQAPIANHSAPARPSPQPRTPPSIGGDDFFSAKVEEEPRPPRPSDLPNPFEQPIPGAYDRASGQRSSAAFDDPFSLDPVATPDSSSAAVPHRPDAFGFGEMPSRAGSAETSAKPSSFDDDFGFGPAGAPASTNSAEAIGHAARPAEKPQAARPWEIPVQATEPPAPPPRPVPSPKASRPTLSAPSDMALRAAFLRGMGVEEADFPGRDAIGEMEKFGREYRQMLEGLMQLLRKRAEEKGSARVAQTMVGASEVNPLKFLPTVEDVIVTIIAERSPGFLSGEAAIGDAVKDLAQHHVRAWRGVQAALRRMIDRFDPAAIEEELKSNSAIGNLLAGGRNAKLWELYQKRHRDIAQSAESSFLGEIGADFRDAYEEE from the coding sequence ATGAGCCTGCTTCTGACGCTGGAACAAGGTCCGCGCTCGCAGGTGGTCAGGCAGACCCGGCTGGACGAGGGCGATTTGGTGATCGGCCGCAGCGCGGATGCCGGCTGGCAGATCGACGATCCGGACATGTTCGTCTCACGCGCGCATTGCAAGATCAGCGGCGGCCGGGATGGCTATTTCGTCACCGACACGTCGAGCAGCGGATTGTTCATCGACGATTCCGACAGTCCGCTCGGCCCGGGAAAGTCGGCACGCCTGCAGAGCGGCATGCGTCTTCGACTGGGTGACTATGTGCTCTATGTCGAAGTCCAGCCAAGCGCCGGCCACACCTCGATCGGTCAGGCGCCGATCGCCAACCATTCCGCACCCGCGAGGCCGTCGCCACAACCGCGGACGCCCCCTAGCATCGGCGGTGACGACTTCTTTTCGGCCAAGGTCGAGGAAGAACCGCGGCCCCCGCGCCCATCCGATCTGCCGAACCCGTTCGAGCAACCCATTCCCGGAGCCTATGATCGCGCCTCGGGTCAACGCAGCTCTGCTGCCTTCGATGACCCGTTCAGCCTGGACCCGGTGGCGACGCCGGATTCCAGCAGCGCCGCGGTGCCCCATCGGCCGGACGCATTCGGATTCGGCGAAATGCCATCTCGTGCGGGCTCGGCGGAGACGTCGGCGAAACCATCCAGCTTCGATGACGATTTCGGCTTCGGGCCGGCCGGAGCGCCAGCCTCGACCAACAGCGCCGAGGCAATTGGCCATGCTGCGCGCCCGGCCGAAAAGCCGCAGGCCGCCCGGCCATGGGAAATACCGGTGCAGGCGACCGAGCCCCCTGCACCACCGCCGCGCCCTGTTCCCTCGCCCAAAGCATCGCGTCCGACGCTATCGGCGCCCAGCGACATGGCGCTGCGCGCCGCGTTCCTGCGCGGCATGGGCGTCGAGGAGGCCGATTTTCCCGGCCGCGACGCGATCGGCGAAATGGAAAAATTCGGGCGTGAATACCGGCAGATGCTGGAAGGCCTGATGCAGCTTCTGCGCAAACGCGCTGAAGAAAAGGGAAGCGCGCGCGTCGCCCAGACGATGGTCGGCGCCTCCGAGGTCAACCCGCTCAAATTCCTGCCGACGGTCGAGGATGTCATCGTCACCATCATCGCGGAACGCAGTCCGGGCTTTCTCTCCGGCGAGGCGGCGATCGGCGACGCGGTGAAAGATCTCGCGCAGCATCACGTACGCGCCTGGCGCGGCGTGCAGGCGGCGCTGCGGCGCATGATCGACCGCTTCGATCCGGCCGCGATCGAGGAAGAGCTCAAATCGAATTCCGCGATCGGCAATCTGCTCGCCGGCGGGCGCAACGCCAAATTGTGGGAGCTTTACCAGAAACGCCATCGCGACATCGCCCAGAGCGCGGAATCGAGCTTCCTGGGCGAGATCGGCGCAGACTTCAGAGACGCATATGAAGAGGAGTAG